In Calditrichota bacterium, the DNA window GTGACCGTCCTCACCACTCTTCCGCTTCCCGTGTCTGAGGAACGTGTTCCTTTTAGCTGTGGCCAGTGCCGCCGTTGTGTGGATGAATGTCCGGTGGATGCCCTGGGCGAATCCCCGGAGGATTTCGATTTTGATCGGTGTTTTTCCCTGCTGGATTTCTTCTCCAGAAAGAAGGGACTGGGCGTTATGATCTGCGGGCTGTGCCAAAAAGCCTGTCCCGGCTCTGAAAAACTGTGGTAGCGGCGCCGATGGAATCCGCTTCAGTAAACCCGTCTCTTTTTGAATGGGTGGATCGGTTCCTCCATTTCATTCGTCTCGAAAAAGGGCTTTCGGATCACACAACCCGGGCCTATTCATTCGATTTGATGCACTATCTGGAATTTCTGGAATTAGAGGGGATTTCCCGGTTTTCAGATGTGTCGATTCAAACAGTGCTCAAATTTGTGTTTTACCTGAATGATCTGGGGTACGCACCGGCCAGTTTGGGGCAAATGATTTCGGCACTGCGTTCGTTTCACCAATTTTTGTTTGAGGAGGGAGAAACCGAGGCGGATCCCACGGAGAATCTGGATTCTCCGAAGCTGCGCCGAAAGATTCCCGTGGTGCTGTCTCCACAGGAGGTGTCTGCGATTCTGGATCAACCGGACATCGGCACGCCTTTGGGTTTGCGGGACCGGGCCATGATTGAATTTGCTTACGCCACCGGAGTGCGGGTATCGGAATTGATTCAAATCAAACAGAAAGATATTTTTTATGATGTGGGCTTTGTGCGCGTTTTTGGAAAGGGATCCAAAGAACGGGTGATTCCTTTTGGAAAACTGGCCAAAAAGTATGTTCAAATGTATCAGTCCGATGTCCGGCCGCGCGTGTATCGCCCCGGAATTTCAGGAGATGTTTTATTTTTGAGCAGAAACGGACGACCCCTTACCCGGATGGCTTTTTTTGTTAATTTAAAAAAATATGCGTCAGCGGCGGGAATCAAAAAAAATGTAAGTCCCCATACGCTGAGGCATTCATTTGCCACTCATTTGCTGGAAGGGGGCGCCGATTTGCGGGCCGTGCAGGTTTTACTGGGGCATGCGGATATTTCAACCACACAGATTTACACGCACCTGGATCGGGATTATCTCAAAGAGGTGCACCGGACATTTCACCCAAGGGAAACTATGTAAATGGATTTAAGAAACAGGGTTGTTTTAATTACGGGAGCCGCTCAGCGGGTGGGACGAGCCATCGCGAATCGTCTGGCAAAGGATGCCTCTCGATTGGTTATTCACTACCATCGGTCGGAGGTGTCGGCCCGAAAATTGGTGAAGGAACTCAACCAAAAGGGTGTGGATGCGCGGGCGCTTCAGGCCGATTTGGCCGATCCGTTTCAGGTTGAGCGTCTGGTGAGAGAAACCGT includes these proteins:
- a CDS encoding epoxyqueuosine reductase, yielding MGYRALPIAASQIIDWRKQSAHVSHRHVAVAAGIGWRVRNNLLVTAEYGAQVRLVTVLTTLPLPVSEERVPFSCGQCRRCVDECPVDALGESPEDFDFDRCFSLLDFFSRKKGLGVMICGLCQKACPGSEKLW
- the xerD gene encoding site-specific tyrosine recombinase XerD, translated to MESASVNPSLFEWVDRFLHFIRLEKGLSDHTTRAYSFDLMHYLEFLELEGISRFSDVSIQTVLKFVFYLNDLGYAPASLGQMISALRSFHQFLFEEGETEADPTENLDSPKLRRKIPVVLSPQEVSAILDQPDIGTPLGLRDRAMIEFAYATGVRVSELIQIKQKDIFYDVGFVRVFGKGSKERVIPFGKLAKKYVQMYQSDVRPRVYRPGISGDVLFLSRNGRPLTRMAFFVNLKKYASAAGIKKNVSPHTLRHSFATHLLEGGADLRAVQVLLGHADISTTQIYTHLDRDYLKEVHRTFHPRETM